Below is a genomic region from Candidatus Polarisedimenticolia bacterium.
TCCTCGAGTACCTGTCGGTCCGCAAGCTCAAGAAGAAGATGAAGGGGCCCATCCTCTGTTTCGTGGGGCCGCCGGGAGTGGGGAAGACCTCGCTGGGGCGCAGCATCGCGCGGGCGCTGGGACGCAAGTTCGTGCGCATCTCGCTGGGCGGCGTGCGCGACGAGGCCGAGATCCGCGGGCACCGCCGCACCTACGTCGGCGCGATGCCGGGGAAGATCATCCAGAGCCTGTTCCAGGCCGGCTCCGCCAACCCGATCCTGATGATGGACGAGGTCGACAAGATCGGTGCCGACTACCGCGGCGACCCCTCCTCGGCCCTGCTCGAGGTCCTGGATCCGGAGCAGAACACCACCTTCCGGGATCACTACCTGAACGTCCCCTACGATCTCTCCAACGTGATGTTCATCACGACGGCGAACCTTCTGGACCCGATCCACCCGGCGTTCCGCGATCGCATGGAAGTGATCCAGCTCTCCGGCTACACCGAGGAGGAGAAGCTGCACATCGCGCGGCGGCACCTGATCCCGAAGCAGATCGACGAGCACGGGTTGATGGCCGACCAGGTGGCCTTCAGCGATCAGGCGCTGCGCTCGATCGTCAGCGGCTACACGCGCGAGGCGGGGCTGCGGAACCTGGAGCGCGAGATCGCCAAGGTCTGCCGCAAGGTGGCGCGCACCGTCGCGGAAGGGAAAGCTACGCCGACGCGGGTCACGGCAGCTGCCCTGGAGCATTTCCTCGGTGTTCCCAAGGTGGTTCCGGAGGTGGCGCTGAAGGTGAACCAGGTGGGCGTGGCGACCGGCCTCGCCTGGACCGCGACCGGCGGCGACATCCTGTTCGTCGAGGCCACCACGATGCCCGGCAAGGGAAAGCTGATCCTCACGGGACAGCTCGGCGACGTGATGCGTGAATCGGCCCAGGCGGCCCTTTCCTACGCGCGGTCGCGAGCCCGCGATTTCGGCATCGCCGACGATTACTTCGCCAACCATGACATCCACGTCCATGTGCCGGAGGGAGCGATCCCCAAGGACGGCCCCTCCGCCGGCATCACCATGGCCACCGCCATGCTCTCGGCCTTCATCGACCAGCCGGTCGACAAGACGGTCGCGATGACCGGAGAAATCACCCTGCGCGGCAACGTGCTTCCCATCGGCGGCGTAAAGGAGAAGATTCTCGCGGCCAAGCGGGCCAAGATCGCGGCGGTCATCCTCCCGGAGGGAAACCGCAAGCACCTCGAGGAGATCTCGCGCGACGTGCGCAAGGGAATGGGTCTGCACTTCGTATCGGACGTCAAGGAGGTCTTCGCGCTGGCGCTGGAAGGCGCCGCGGCGCGCGACGGGCGACGCGAGCGGGCCCGGGGCGGCGATCCCGGCCGCTACGCCGCGGTCTGATCCGTAAGGGCCGCGTCCCGCCGGACCGGCAGCGCAACGGAAGGACAACCCATGATCCGCGGGGGCGCCGGCGGCGAAGACGACCTGATCCGCCGAATCGGCGCCATTTTCCGGACTTCCGACCGCCACGTGGTCGTCCCGATCGGGGACGACGCCGCCGTCAT
It encodes:
- the lon gene encoding endopeptidase La, with product MSNYRADLPDDQLKIPKQLPILPLRDLVVYPFIIVPLSVSRERSLKAVDLALAENRMILLLTQKDSTVEEPSETDLYPIGTVAVIMRMLKLPDGRIRVLVQGVSRAKVEEFETGLPYLRGRITRIVEPAGGPSLEQEALLRSVKKSLEKCSSLGKSISSEVMVIASNLEDPGRLADLTASNLELKVEDAQMVLRTLEPIQRLRKVNELLNKEIELLTMQQEINTHAREEIDKSQREFFLRQQLKAIQSELGEGNELAEEVEVYREKAEKSGMPKQVLEEVERQIKKLERMHPDSAETATVRNYLDWMVALPWANQTKDNLDLLKARGILDEDHYGLEPIKERILEYLSVRKLKKKMKGPILCFVGPPGVGKTSLGRSIARALGRKFVRISLGGVRDEAEIRGHRRTYVGAMPGKIIQSLFQAGSANPILMMDEVDKIGADYRGDPSSALLEVLDPEQNTTFRDHYLNVPYDLSNVMFITTANLLDPIHPAFRDRMEVIQLSGYTEEEKLHIARRHLIPKQIDEHGLMADQVAFSDQALRSIVSGYTREAGLRNLEREIAKVCRKVARTVAEGKATPTRVTAAALEHFLGVPKVVPEVALKVNQVGVATGLAWTATGGDILFVEATTMPGKGKLILTGQLGDVMRESAQAALSYARSRARDFGIADDYFANHDIHVHVPEGAIPKDGPSAGITMATAMLSAFIDQPVDKTVAMTGEITLRGNVLPIGGVKEKILAAKRAKIAAVILPEGNRKHLEEISRDVRKGMGLHFVSDVKEVFALALEGAAARDGRRERARGGDPGRYAAV